From the genome of Gemmatimonadota bacterium, one region includes:
- a CDS encoding DUF4442 domain-containing protein, giving the protein MAVSPAPRLLAAWARLHAVPGGRWLFSRLLGWMVPYTGSIGARVESLVPGHVTVSLRDRRAVRNHLRSIHAIALVNLAEVTSGLAMLTAVPSNVRGIVIGLRISYGKKARGRLVAESVAMPPTVGAEPIDTEITATIRDAAGDEVAVATVTWRLEAL; this is encoded by the coding sequence ATGGCGGTCTCCCCCGCACCCCGCCTCCTGGCCGCCTGGGCTCGGCTGCACGCGGTGCCGGGGGGCCGCTGGCTCTTCTCGCGCCTCCTCGGCTGGATGGTGCCCTACACCGGGTCGATCGGCGCGCGGGTCGAGTCGCTCGTACCCGGTCACGTGACGGTGTCCCTGCGTGACCGACGCGCCGTCCGCAATCACCTGCGCTCAATTCACGCGATCGCCCTGGTCAATCTGGCCGAAGTGACCAGCGGACTCGCGATGCTCACCGCCGTCCCGTCAAATGTTCGTGGCATCGTGATCGGGCTGCGCATCAGCTACGGCAAGAAAGCGCGCGGGCGACTGGTCGCCGAGAGCGTGGCGATGCCGCCGACGGTGGGCGCCGAGCCGATCGACACCGAGATCACCGCGACCATCCGGGATGCCGCCGGCGACGAGGTCGCCGTGGCGACGGTCACCTGGCGACTCGAGGCCCTCTGA
- a CDS encoding nitronate monooxygenase, whose translation MGVAVSDWRLARTVSMAGQLGVISATGIDTVLVRRMQDGDPGGHMRRALAAFPIRRAADGFLTKYFLPEGREPGQPYALLPMYKQVVRREREEAQMLAAFVEVWLAKEGHDGLVGANLLTKIQRPNLAALYGCMLAGVDYILMGAGIPREIPPALDAFATHQKAQLKMDVLGLEEGRTEYITLDPADHWDGATPIPVTRPAFLAIVASNSLATMLARKGGGGVQGFIIEGPTAGGHNAPPRGTMILNDAGEPIYGERDVVDLSQIGELGLPFWLAGGEGWPDRLCKAKAAGAAGIQIGTLFAFSNESGFTAELKRSVLESAIRGEVAVRTDPLASPTGYPFKVVTWSGDKDAGIPRKRICDMGYLRTAYAREDGKIGFRCASEPIEDYVKKGGDVAETVGRRCLCNSLMANVNIGQFREDGFQETQLLTSGDDLTMIAEFLQGRTSYSAVDVLEYLLANTVATRA comes from the coding sequence ATGGGCGTCGCCGTCTCCGATTGGCGCCTCGCCCGGACTGTCTCGATGGCCGGACAGCTCGGGGTGATCTCCGCGACCGGTATCGACACCGTCCTCGTGCGCCGCATGCAGGACGGCGATCCGGGCGGTCACATGCGCCGGGCCCTGGCCGCCTTCCCGATTCGTCGGGCGGCCGATGGGTTCTTGACGAAGTACTTCCTCCCCGAGGGACGGGAGCCGGGGCAGCCCTACGCGCTGCTTCCGATGTACAAGCAGGTGGTCCGCCGCGAGCGCGAGGAGGCCCAGATGCTGGCCGCCTTCGTCGAGGTCTGGCTCGCCAAGGAAGGGCACGATGGACTCGTCGGCGCCAACCTGCTGACCAAGATCCAGCGCCCCAATCTGGCGGCCTTGTATGGCTGCATGCTCGCCGGGGTGGACTACATCCTGATGGGCGCCGGCATCCCGCGCGAGATTCCGCCGGCCCTCGACGCCTTCGCGACGCACCAGAAGGCACAGTTGAAGATGGATGTCCTCGGGCTCGAGGAAGGACGCACCGAGTACATCACGCTCGACCCCGCCGACCACTGGGATGGTGCCACGCCGATTCCGGTGACGCGCCCCGCGTTCCTCGCCATCGTCGCGTCGAACTCGCTCGCGACGATGCTTGCCCGCAAGGGTGGCGGCGGCGTGCAGGGCTTCATCATCGAGGGGCCGACGGCCGGTGGCCACAATGCGCCGCCACGCGGCACCATGATCCTCAACGACGCTGGCGAGCCGATCTATGGCGAGCGCGACGTCGTCGACCTGTCGCAGATCGGCGAGCTCGGTCTCCCCTTCTGGCTGGCGGGCGGCGAAGGGTGGCCCGACCGGCTCTGCAAGGCCAAGGCAGCCGGTGCGGCGGGCATCCAGATCGGCACCCTCTTCGCCTTCTCGAATGAGTCCGGCTTCACCGCCGAGCTCAAGCGCTCCGTGCTGGAGAGCGCCATCCGGGGCGAGGTGGCCGTGCGCACCGATCCGCTCGCCTCGCCGACCGGCTATCCGTTCAAGGTGGTGACCTGGAGCGGCGACAAGGACGCCGGCATTCCCCGCAAGCGCATCTGCGACATGGGCTACCTGCGCACCGCCTACGCGCGCGAGGACGGCAAGATCGGGTTCCGCTGTGCCTCCGAGCCGATCGAAGACTATGTGAAGAAGGGCGGTGACGTGGCGGAGACGGTCGGCCGTCGCTGTCTCTGCAATTCCCTGATGGCCAACGTGAACATCGGCCAGTTCCGGGAGGATGGGTTCCAGGAGACCCAGCTGCTCACCAGCGGGGACGACCTCACCATGATCGCCGAGTTCCTGCAGGGCCGCACCAGCTATTCGGCAGTCGATGTGCTCGAGTACCTCCTCGCGAACACGGTGGCGACGCGGGCGTAA
- a CDS encoding DEAD/DEAH box helicase yields the protein MGCRRPSVVIPWDRLLGCSVRNTVPDLGICVPFSSLDLHPDLLRGIKELGFTRPTPIQADAIPPALAGRDVLACAQTGSGKTAAFLLPILHNLIAKPRRTTRALVLTPTRELAAQILADLNDLAVHTPITGAAVFGGVGMGPQEHAFRSGVDVMIATPGRLLDHFKSQYGKLPGIEYLVLDEADRMLDMGFLPDIKRILKHVPAKRQTLFFSATMPAPIMTLVREMLKDPVLINLERQSKPAVGITQALYPVAQELKSTLLLTLLQRGEMQEVLVFTRTKHRANRLHAFLSKHGIPAERIHGNRSQAQRTEALAGFKKGKYRVLVATDIVARGIDIEELGHVVNFDVPLVPEDYIHRIGRTARAEATGDAFTFVAPEEESELRQIEKVLNKRLPRVTVPDFDYRAKPEATLEVPLAERIAAIRARKSDERARAKEKAARRASQPGAAPAAPAAPRGDRPRASSARGRTTKGRRP from the coding sequence ATGGGTTGCAGGAGGCCGTCTGTCGTCATTCCGTGGGACAGGTTGTTAGGTTGCTCCGTGCGAAACACCGTCCCCGACCTAGGAATTTGCGTGCCTTTCAGCAGTCTCGACCTGCATCCCGACCTCCTGCGCGGCATCAAGGAACTCGGCTTCACCCGACCGACCCCCATCCAGGCGGATGCCATCCCGCCCGCCTTGGCGGGTCGCGACGTGCTCGCGTGCGCCCAGACCGGCAGCGGCAAGACTGCGGCCTTTCTGTTGCCGATTCTGCACAACCTGATTGCCAAGCCGCGCCGGACCACCCGGGCGCTGGTCCTGACGCCGACCCGGGAACTGGCCGCGCAGATCCTCGCCGACCTGAACGATCTCGCCGTCCACACCCCGATCACCGGCGCCGCCGTCTTCGGCGGCGTGGGGATGGGACCGCAGGAGCACGCCTTCCGCAGCGGCGTTGACGTCATGATCGCAACCCCGGGCCGGTTGCTCGACCACTTCAAGTCGCAGTACGGCAAGCTGCCGGGCATCGAATACCTGGTCCTCGACGAGGCCGACCGGATGCTCGACATGGGCTTCCTCCCGGACATCAAGCGGATCCTCAAGCACGTGCCGGCCAAGCGCCAGACGCTCTTCTTCTCGGCCACCATGCCGGCGCCGATCATGACGCTGGTCCGCGAGATGCTGAAGGATCCGGTGCTGATCAACCTCGAGCGGCAGTCCAAGCCGGCCGTCGGCATCACCCAGGCGCTCTACCCGGTGGCGCAGGAGCTGAAGTCGACGCTGCTGCTCACCTTGTTGCAGCGCGGCGAGATGCAGGAAGTCCTGGTCTTCACCCGCACCAAGCACCGCGCCAACCGGCTGCACGCCTTCCTGAGCAAGCACGGCATTCCGGCGGAACGGATCCACGGCAACCGCTCGCAGGCCCAGCGGACCGAGGCCCTCGCCGGCTTCAAGAAGGGGAAGTACCGCGTCCTCGTCGCGACCGACATCGTCGCCCGCGGCATCGACATCGAAGAGCTCGGCCACGTGGTGAACTTCGACGTCCCGCTGGTCCCCGAGGATTACATCCACCGGATCGGCCGGACCGCGCGCGCCGAGGCGACCGGCGATGCCTTCACCTTCGTGGCCCCGGAAGAAGAGAGCGAGTTGCGCCAGATCGAGAAGGTGCTCAACAAGCGCCTTCCGCGCGTGACCGTCCCCGATTTCGATTATCGCGCCAAGCCCGAGGCCACGCTCGAGGTCCCGCTCGCCGAGCGGATCGCCGCGATCCGCGCCCGCAAGTCGGATGAACGTGCGCGCGCCAAGGAAAAGGCCGCGCGTCGTGCCTCCCAGCCTGGCGCCGCCCCTGCCGCCCCCGCCGCCCCGCGCGGCGATCGCCCGCGTGCCTCGTCGGCGCGCGGACGCACCACCAAAGGACGCCGCCCCTGA
- a CDS encoding DUF1080 domain-containing protein has translation MLNSLARATALTAMLILPLAGQAPVEWPQHSMTRPKPPIVHPGPAGAPVPPPADAIVLFDGSSLAAWQTAKDSSGGAAPWRIVGKALEVVPGTGTIRTRQPFGDVQLHLEWRTPKEVKGTGQERGNSGVFLMGRYEVQILDSWENTTYADGQAASIYGQFPPLVNASRAPGEWQSYDIVFRRPIFDAAGLLAVPARMTVFHNGILVHQEAILLGPTSNGVRTPYTAHPDRLPIALQDHGVTVQFRNIWLRELTTPGP, from the coding sequence ATGCTGAACTCGCTCGCTCGTGCCACCGCCCTCACCGCCATGCTGATCCTCCCCCTCGCCGGCCAGGCACCCGTCGAGTGGCCCCAGCACTCGATGACGCGCCCGAAGCCGCCGATCGTCCATCCCGGCCCCGCCGGCGCCCCGGTCCCCCCGCCCGCCGATGCCATCGTCCTCTTCGACGGCAGCTCGCTGGCCGCGTGGCAGACCGCCAAGGACTCTTCCGGCGGCGCGGCCCCCTGGCGGATCGTCGGGAAGGCGTTGGAGGTCGTCCCCGGCACCGGCACCATCCGGACCCGGCAGCCCTTCGGCGACGTCCAGCTCCACCTCGAGTGGCGGACCCCCAAGGAGGTCAAGGGGACCGGTCAGGAGCGCGGCAACAGCGGCGTCTTCTTGATGGGGCGCTACGAGGTCCAGATTCTCGATTCGTGGGAAAACACCACCTACGCCGATGGCCAGGCGGCCTCGATCTACGGCCAATTCCCTCCCCTGGTGAATGCCTCCCGGGCCCCCGGGGAGTGGCAGAGCTACGATATCGTCTTCCGCCGCCCGATTTTTGACGCCGCTGGCCTCCTCGCCGTCCCCGCCCGGATGACCGTCTTCCACAACGGAATCCTGGTCCATCAGGAGGCGATCCTGCTGGGGCCTACCAGCAACGGCGTCCGCACCCCCTACACCGCCCACCCCGACCGGCTGCCCATCGCCCTGCAGGACCACGGCGTCACTGTACAGTTTCGGAACATCTGGCTCCGTGAACTGACCACGCCAGGCCCGTAA
- a CDS encoding amidohydrolase family protein gives MVRPAYDPSLAALQPVLARQQPMVMLANTQREIERALDLAKEFNLRVIIAGGTEAWKVAGRLKAENVPVLLTVNFPRRTTTPAADADPDPLRVLRERVEAPKGPAVLQAAGVTYAFTSGGAFPEFLANVRRAVGGGLTTEQALKAMTTTPAQLFGIADRVGALEAGRIANLTITKGDLFVAGSTVQQLFIDGQPIAIPATAPAAGGGANGGGRGGRPGTLDGQWTARIAFDGAEREVTFTLTQDGASLGGMLEGTFGSAVLEEGSIAADGTFRFAAWLMHHDGLERAQFRGTRRGDALVGEVAVQGHGTSRFTGSQER, from the coding sequence ATGGTGCGGCCGGCGTACGATCCGTCGCTGGCCGCGCTGCAGCCGGTGCTCGCGCGGCAGCAGCCGATGGTGATGCTGGCCAACACGCAGCGCGAAATCGAGCGCGCGCTCGACCTCGCGAAGGAGTTCAACCTGCGCGTGATCATCGCGGGCGGGACCGAGGCGTGGAAGGTGGCGGGACGGCTCAAGGCGGAGAACGTCCCGGTGCTGCTGACGGTCAACTTCCCGCGCCGCACGACGACGCCGGCCGCGGACGCCGACCCCGATCCGCTGCGCGTGCTGCGCGAGCGGGTCGAGGCGCCGAAGGGTCCGGCGGTGCTGCAGGCCGCCGGCGTGACCTACGCGTTCACCTCCGGCGGGGCCTTCCCCGAATTTCTCGCGAATGTCCGCCGCGCCGTCGGCGGTGGGCTGACGACCGAGCAGGCGCTCAAGGCAATGACGACGACGCCGGCGCAGCTCTTCGGCATCGCCGATCGGGTGGGTGCACTCGAGGCGGGGCGGATCGCCAACCTCACCATCACCAAGGGCGATCTCTTCGTCGCGGGCAGCACGGTGCAGCAGCTCTTCATCGATGGCCAGCCGATTGCGATTCCGGCGACGGCCCCGGCGGCGGGCGGCGGCGCCAATGGCGGTGGTCGTGGCGGGCGCCCGGGCACCCTCGATGGCCAGTGGACCGCGCGGATCGCCTTCGACGGCGCCGAGCGTGAGGTCACCTTCACGTTGACGCAGGACGGCGCGTCGCTCGGTGGCATGCTCGAGGGGACCTTCGGGTCGGCCGTGCTCGAGGAAGGCAGCATCGCGGCGGACGGCACCTTCCGCTTCGCCGCTTGGCTGATGCATCACGACGGACTGGAACGGGCGCAGTTCCGCGGCACGCGGCGGGGCGACGCCCTCGTCGGCGAGGTCGCGGTACAGGGCCATGGCACGTCGCGCTTCACCGGCAGCCAGGAGCGCTGA
- a CDS encoding amidohydrolase — protein MTTTFEAPMMKSAVALALLLAAPALSGQAPRAAAPATLIRNATVLTVTKGTLAGTDVLLQNGKIAQIGKNLTAPAGATTIDGTGKFLMPGIIDPHSHMMSDATNEGSLSVTSMVRIADVLNPTAPNIYRALAGGTTMLNILHGSANTIGGQNAVVKLKWGRTAQEMLVPGAMPGIKFALGENVTRKNSQTVIVQGQPAAPRRYPTTRMGQEVILRDAFTRARDYQAAWADYRARLAKKEAGLIAPRRDLELEPLVEVLEGKRWVHAHSYRADEMLMLLNLADDFGFKIKTLQHGLEGYKIASEIAKHGAGLSTFADSWGYKIEAYDAIPYNVAILMRHGVLTTINSDDDGRARRLNIDAAKMVRYGALTEDEALRIITYNGAAQLGLESRVGSIEVGKEADVVLWNAHPLSVYASPDYTFIDGELFFSKAMDAEQRAARVAERTELEKAEPNQAPSGRGGAGGRGGAGAPPALPSKENR, from the coding sequence ATGACCACCACTTTCGAGGCACCCATGATGAAGTCCGCCGTGGCGCTGGCGCTGTTGCTGGCCGCGCCCGCGCTGTCGGGTCAGGCGCCGCGCGCCGCGGCCCCCGCGACGCTGATCCGCAACGCCACCGTCCTCACGGTGACGAAGGGGACGCTCGCCGGCACCGACGTGCTGCTCCAGAACGGCAAGATCGCGCAGATCGGGAAGAACCTGACGGCCCCGGCCGGCGCGACGACGATCGACGGCACGGGGAAGTTCCTGATGCCGGGGATCATCGACCCGCACTCGCACATGATGAGCGACGCGACCAACGAGGGCTCGCTCTCGGTGACGTCGATGGTGCGGATCGCCGATGTGCTCAATCCGACGGCGCCGAACATCTATCGCGCGCTCGCCGGCGGCACCACGATGCTCAACATCCTGCACGGCTCGGCGAACACCATCGGCGGGCAGAACGCCGTGGTGAAGCTCAAGTGGGGGCGCACGGCGCAGGAGATGCTGGTGCCGGGCGCGATGCCGGGGATCAAGTTCGCCCTCGGCGAGAACGTGACCCGGAAGAACAGCCAGACGGTGATCGTGCAGGGGCAGCCCGCCGCCCCGCGCCGCTATCCGACGACGCGCATGGGGCAGGAGGTCATCCTCCGCGATGCCTTCACCCGCGCGCGCGACTACCAGGCGGCCTGGGCCGACTATCGGGCGCGACTCGCGAAGAAGGAGGCGGGGTTGATTGCGCCGAGGCGCGACCTCGAGCTCGAGCCGCTGGTCGAGGTGCTCGAAGGGAAGCGGTGGGTGCATGCGCACTCGTATCGCGCCGACGAGATGCTGATGCTGCTCAACCTGGCCGATGACTTCGGCTTCAAGATCAAGACGCTGCAGCACGGCCTCGAGGGCTACAAGATCGCCTCCGAGATCGCCAAGCACGGCGCCGGGCTTTCGACGTTCGCCGACAGCTGGGGCTACAAGATCGAGGCGTACGATGCGATCCCGTACAACGTCGCGATCCTGATGCGCCACGGCGTGCTGACCACGATCAACTCCGATGACGACGGCCGGGCGCGCCGCCTGAACATCGATGCCGCGAAGATGGTGCGCTACGGCGCACTGACCGAGGACGAGGCGCTCCGCATCATCACCTACAACGGCGCGGCGCAGCTCGGCCTCGAGAGCCGCGTCGGCTCGATCGAGGTGGGGAAGGAGGCCGACGTGGTGCTGTGGAATGCGCACCCGCTGAGTGTCTATGCCTCGCCGGATTACACCTTCATCGATGGCGAGCTCTTCTTCTCGAAGGCGATGGACGCCGAGCAGCGCGCGGCGCGCGTCGCCGAGCGCACCGAACTCGAGAAGGCCGAACCCAACCAGGCCCCGAGCGGCCGCGGCGGCGCCGGTGGCCGCGGTGGCGCCGGCGCCCCTCCCGCCCTGCCTTCGAAGGAGAACCGCTGA
- a CDS encoding amidohydrolase family protein produces the protein MRGLIRSATTSAAIALFAASPLTAQLGSFNPRPGPQGTFAIRNARIVPVSGPEIANGTLVISGGKITAVGADATIPAGAQIIDGTGLSVYPGMMDAANEIGLSEIPQGANATMDASEVGSFNPQARAINGFNPHSAIIGVTRVVGITHILSRPSGGVIAGAAALMNLAGDTPPTMAVVPQAAMVLTLPGGGGGRGFGGGGGFGGGGGGAGAATAQRDSLKRLLDDARAYGKAITAAEADKALPRPTHDLALEALLPVVNGTMPVLIAGTTAANIRDIIAFADSQKIRPIILGGRDALQVSALLKEKNVPVLLTGVRALPSREDDAYDINYTLPAKLAAAGVRFAITSGEETPDTRDLPYVAGVAAAFGLSHEDALKSVTLWPAEIYGVGDKLGSLEVGKIANVVVTTGDMLEARTETKYLFIDGRMVPLETKHTQLYEMFKGRP, from the coding sequence ATGCGCGGCCTCATCCGTTCTGCCACGACGAGCGCGGCGATCGCGTTGTTCGCGGCCTCGCCGCTCACGGCCCAGCTTGGCTCCTTCAATCCGCGCCCGGGTCCGCAGGGGACGTTCGCCATTCGCAATGCGCGGATCGTTCCGGTCAGCGGCCCGGAGATCGCCAACGGCACGCTGGTGATCAGTGGCGGGAAGATCACCGCGGTCGGCGCCGACGCGACGATTCCCGCCGGCGCGCAGATCATCGACGGCACCGGCCTCTCGGTCTATCCCGGGATGATGGACGCCGCCAACGAGATCGGCCTCTCGGAGATTCCGCAGGGCGCCAATGCCACGATGGACGCCAGCGAGGTGGGGTCGTTCAACCCGCAGGCGCGCGCGATCAACGGCTTCAATCCGCACAGTGCCATCATCGGCGTGACGCGGGTGGTGGGAATCACCCACATCCTGTCGCGGCCGAGCGGCGGCGTGATCGCCGGGGCGGCGGCGCTGATGAACCTGGCGGGTGACACGCCGCCGACCATGGCAGTGGTGCCGCAGGCCGCGATGGTGCTCACGCTGCCCGGTGGCGGCGGCGGGCGTGGGTTCGGCGGTGGTGGTGGGTTCGGCGGCGGTGGCGGCGGTGCTGGCGCGGCAACCGCGCAGCGCGACTCGCTCAAGCGGTTGCTCGACGACGCGCGCGCCTACGGCAAGGCGATCACGGCGGCCGAGGCCGACAAGGCGCTCCCGCGGCCGACCCACGACCTCGCGCTCGAAGCGCTGCTGCCGGTGGTGAACGGCACGATGCCGGTGCTGATCGCCGGCACCACGGCCGCGAACATCCGCGACATCATCGCCTTCGCCGACTCGCAGAAGATCCGGCCGATCATCCTCGGCGGCCGTGATGCGCTGCAGGTCTCGGCGCTGCTGAAGGAGAAGAACGTCCCGGTGCTGCTCACCGGGGTGCGCGCCCTGCCGAGCCGCGAGGATGATGCGTACGACATCAATTACACGCTGCCGGCCAAACTCGCGGCGGCGGGAGTGCGCTTCGCGATCACCTCCGGCGAAGAGACGCCCGACACGCGCGACCTCCCCTACGTGGCGGGTGTCGCGGCCGCATTCGGTCTCAGCCACGAAGACGCCCTCAAGAGCGTCACCCTGTGGCCCGCCGAGATCTATGGCGTGGGCGACAAGCTGGGATCGCTCGAGGTCGGCAAGATCGCCAACGTCGTGGTGACCACCGGCGACATGCTCGAGGCGCGCACCGAGACGAAGTACCTCTTCATCGACGGCCGCATGGTGCCGCTGGAGACCAAGCACACGCAGCTGTATGAGATGTTCAAGGGGAGGCCGTAA
- the thiC gene encoding phosphomethylpyrimidine synthase ThiC, translating to MATALIPGSSFADAFPCSEKVHLLGPDGVRVPVREITLADSPDGTPNPPLRVYDTSGPQGVDVRQGLPPIRDPWIRARAVELRPERDQALGVAMPEGLRRTVVRGTAPVTQLHYARKGEITPEMEFVALREGLPAEFVRSEIARGRAIIPANINHPEVEPMIIGRGFHVKINANIGNSAVVSSIEEEVEKLRWSTLWGADTVMDLSTGKDIHETRQWILRNSPVPIGTVPIYQALEKVGGIAEDLTWEVYRDTLIEQAEQGVDYFTVHAGVLLRYIPMTANRMTGIVSRGGSIIAKWCLAHHQESFLYTRFREICEIMQAYDVSFSLGDGLRPGSIADANDEAQFAELKTQGELTKIAWEYDVQVMNEGPGHVPMHLIKENMEKQLEWCGEAPFYTLGPLTTDIAPGYDHITSAIGAAMIGWYGTAMLCYVTPKEHLGLPNRDDVKTGVITYKIAAHAADLAKGHPSAQRRDDALSKARFEFRWRDQFHLALDPQTALAYHDETLPAEGAKIAHFCSMCGPKFCSMRISQDIRDAAKAGMAEKSAEFRAKGSEIYL from the coding sequence ATGGCCACTGCCCTGATCCCCGGCTCGTCGTTCGCCGACGCCTTTCCCTGCTCCGAAAAGGTCCACCTCCTCGGTCCCGACGGCGTGCGCGTCCCGGTCCGCGAGATCACCCTCGCCGACTCCCCCGACGGCACTCCGAATCCGCCGCTCCGGGTCTACGACACCTCCGGGCCGCAGGGCGTCGATGTCCGACAGGGGCTCCCCCCGATCCGCGACCCGTGGATCCGCGCCCGCGCCGTCGAGCTCCGCCCCGAGCGCGATCAGGCCCTCGGCGTCGCGATGCCGGAGGGACTCCGTCGCACCGTCGTCCGTGGCACCGCTCCGGTGACGCAGCTGCACTACGCCCGGAAGGGGGAGATCACCCCCGAGATGGAGTTCGTCGCCCTCCGCGAGGGGCTCCCGGCCGAGTTCGTGCGCAGCGAAATCGCCCGCGGCCGCGCCATCATCCCGGCCAACATCAATCACCCCGAAGTCGAGCCGATGATCATCGGCCGCGGCTTCCACGTGAAGATCAACGCCAACATCGGCAACTCGGCCGTCGTCTCCTCGATCGAGGAAGAGGTCGAGAAGCTCCGCTGGTCGACGCTCTGGGGCGCCGACACGGTGATGGATCTCTCCACCGGCAAGGACATCCACGAGACGCGGCAGTGGATCCTCCGCAACTCGCCGGTGCCGATCGGCACCGTCCCGATCTATCAGGCGCTCGAAAAGGTCGGCGGTATCGCCGAGGACCTGACCTGGGAGGTCTACCGCGACACGCTGATCGAGCAGGCCGAGCAGGGCGTCGACTACTTCACCGTGCACGCCGGTGTGCTGCTCCGCTACATCCCGATGACGGCCAACCGCATGACCGGCATCGTCTCGCGCGGCGGCAGCATCATCGCGAAGTGGTGCCTGGCGCACCACCAGGAGTCGTTCCTCTACACCCGCTTCCGCGAGATCTGCGAGATCATGCAGGCGTACGACGTCTCGTTCTCGCTGGGCGACGGCCTGCGCCCCGGCTCGATCGCCGACGCCAACGACGAGGCGCAGTTCGCCGAGCTCAAGACGCAGGGCGAGCTGACCAAGATTGCGTGGGAGTACGACGTGCAGGTGATGAACGAGGGCCCCGGCCATGTGCCGATGCACCTCATCAAGGAAAACATGGAGAAGCAGCTCGAGTGGTGCGGCGAGGCGCCGTTCTACACCCTCGGGCCACTCACCACCGATATCGCGCCCGGCTACGACCACATCACCAGTGCCATCGGCGCCGCGATGATCGGCTGGTACGGCACCGCGATGCTCTGCTACGTGACGCCGAAGGAACACCTCGGCCTCCCGAACCGCGACGACGTGAAGACCGGCGTCATCACCTACAAGATCGCGGCGCATGCCGCCGACCTCGCCAAGGGCCACCCGAGCGCGCAGCGCCGCGACGATGCCCTCAGCAAGGCGCGCTTCGAATTCCGCTGGCGCGACCAGTTCCACCTCGCGCTCGACCCGCAGACCGCGCTCGCCTATCACGACGAGACGCTGCCCGCCGAAGGCGCCAAGATCGCGCACTTCTGCTCGATGTGCGGACCGAAGTTCTGCTCGATGCGGATCTCGCAGGACATCCGCGACGCCGCCAAGGCCGGGATGGCCGAGAAGTCGGCGGAGTTCCGGGCCAAGGGGAGTGAGATTTATCTGTAA
- a CDS encoding TPM domain-containing protein produces MLHLALALSLVLPQQSTQGLRQFIPPVPTPASFISDARHVLTDSAHAALDARIRGLQAGGFGDIAVAILPDIGDFSPNDIAVAIYRDWKVGSVAPIGSARRDVGVLILIVPKELAPNKKGQCYIAPGTGAEGIVTDAASGTICRDAIIPLLKTRDYAGAVAAGIEAIAARLTNDEGLADTSAAAHLVEPPPPTGWFHWWYIPGGLAAVVAWVVAAIGMRRRRPRTCPRCGRRMHRLGESDDDAFLVPGQVVEEQLKSVDYDVWECDCGEHLVLPYKALFTSYTTCKQCQRRAAKAKRTVLEHATTVSTGRARDAYRCKACEATWEVMVTLPIIVASSGGSGGGGGGGGGGGSSFGGSGSSSGAGGGGSY; encoded by the coding sequence GTGCTGCACCTCGCGTTGGCGCTGTCGCTTGTCCTGCCCCAGCAGTCGACCCAAGGTCTCCGTCAGTTCATTCCGCCGGTCCCGACGCCGGCGTCGTTCATTTCCGATGCGCGCCATGTGCTCACCGACTCGGCGCACGCGGCGCTGGACGCACGGATTCGTGGGCTGCAGGCCGGCGGCTTCGGCGACATCGCCGTGGCGATCCTCCCCGACATCGGCGATTTCAGCCCTAACGACATCGCCGTCGCGATCTACCGTGACTGGAAGGTCGGCAGTGTCGCGCCGATCGGTTCGGCGCGGCGTGACGTCGGGGTGCTGATCCTGATCGTGCCGAAAGAACTGGCGCCGAACAAGAAGGGGCAGTGCTACATCGCGCCCGGGACTGGCGCCGAGGGGATCGTGACGGATGCGGCGAGCGGGACGATCTGTCGCGACGCGATCATTCCGCTGCTGAAGACGCGCGACTATGCCGGTGCCGTCGCGGCAGGCATCGAGGCGATCGCTGCGCGGCTGACCAATGACGAAGGGCTCGCCGACACCAGCGCCGCCGCGCACCTGGTGGAGCCGCCGCCGCCGACCGGCTGGTTCCACTGGTGGTACATCCCCGGCGGCCTCGCCGCGGTGGTGGCCTGGGTCGTGGCCGCGATCGGGATGCGGCGTCGACGCCCGCGAACGTGCCCGCGATGCGGCCGGCGGATGCATCGCCTCGGCGAATCGGACGATGATGCCTTCCTCGTGCCGGGGCAGGTCGTGGAAGAACAGCTCAAGAGCGTGGACTACGATGTCTGGGAATGCGATTGCGGCGAGCACCTCGTGCTGCCGTACAAGGCGCTCTTCACCAGCTACACCACGTGCAAGCAGTGTCAGCGTCGAGCCGCCAAGGCGAAGCGGACGGTGCTGGAGCATGCGACGACAGTGTCGACGGGCCGAGCACGCGACGCCTATCGCTGCAAGGCGTGCGAGGCGACCTGGGAGGTGATGGTCACGCTGCCGATCATCGTCGCGTCGAGTGGCGGCTCGGGCGGTGGTGGCGGTGGCGGTGGGGGCGGGGGATCGTCGTTCGGGGGGTCGGGATCGAGCAGCGGGGCCGGAGGCGGCGGCAGCTACTGA